The genomic region TGCCCGCCGAGTCCGGGTCGCGCTTGCGCGCCATGCCCACCGAGCCCCGGTAGTGATTGTAACCCGAGTCCTCGAAGGGGATCGTCCAGCCCGGACCGCCGGTACCGTCGCCCTCGGGGCAGCCGCCCTGGATCAGCGCCGGCTCGACGCGGTGGAACGTCAATCCGTCGTAGTAGCCGTCCTCGGCCAGCGTTTTGAAGTTCTCGACGGTCACCGGGGCGCGGTCATGGTAGAGGCGGACGGCGATCTCGCCGTGCTCGGTCTCCAGAACGGCGACCGGGGTTTCGGGATCGGGTTCGGGCATGGTCTCTCCCTCCGGCGGCTCCCAGCTCTCGACCTGGATACCGTTGACGGTTTCGATACGGTCCTCGGGCTCCGGCTGCTTGGGGCCGCAGGCGCCCAACAGCACAATCAGCAGCGCAGCCGTTAGCCAGGCTGACTTTTTCATCCTCGTCCTTTACGGTGCGGGTTGCGGTGCGGTTGTTGATCGCTACTAGTCGATCGATTATAACACGCGCGGCTTTGGGGTCGGGGCCGGCTGCCGGTTAATGTGTCGCGGGCCCTTGA from Candidatus Coatesbacteria bacterium harbors:
- a CDS encoding peptidylprolyl isomerase yields the protein MPEPDPETPVAVLETEHGEIAVRLYHDRAPVTVENFKTLAEDGYYDGLTFHRVEPALIQGGCPEGDGTGGPGWTIPFEDSGYNHYRGSVGMARKRDPDSAGSQFYFCKVDLPSLNRDYCVFGEVLEGMEAVDAVEIGDVIASVRLTTYGEYSE